The proteins below come from a single Triticum aestivum cultivar Chinese Spring chromosome 5D, IWGSC CS RefSeq v2.1, whole genome shotgun sequence genomic window:
- the LOC123119499 gene encoding protein WRKY1: protein MEEVEAANSAAVESCHKLLALLSQQQDPALLRSIASETGEACAKFRKVVSLLSNGGGGRGGHARGRFSRRRKPVGFLSQKGFLESSSNTPLGMLMSGSAATPSPSAGSAGQLRPQVGAPPQPRRSLDLISSSSKSAHQFGPPKMVQPLSVQFQFGATAHRYPFQQQQQNLQAQMFKRSNSGISLKFDSPSGGTGTISSPRSFMSSLSMDGSVASLDGKPPMRLLGGPAVSDPLNVRQCAPKRRCTGRGEDGSGKCTTGGKCHCSKRRKLRIKRSIKVPAISNKISDIPPDEYSWRKYGQKPIKGSPHPRGYYKCSTVRGCPARKHVERCVDEPAMLIVTYEGEHSHNRLPTQSAQT, encoded by the exons atggaggaggtggaggcggccaaCAGCGCGGCGGTGGAGAGCTGCCACAAGTTGCTGGCCTTGCTCTCCCAGCAGCAGGACCCAGCCCTTCTCAGGAGCATAGCTTCAGAGACGGGTGAGGCCTGTGCCAAGTTCAGGAAGGTGGTCTCCCTCCTCAGCAAtggtggcggcggcaggggagggcaTGCTAGAGGCAGGTTCTCCAGGAGAAGGAAGCCCGTGGGGTTCTTGAGCCAGAAAGGCTTCTTGGAGAGCAGCAGCAACACCCCATTGGGGATGCTCATGTCCGGGAGTGCAGCCACTCCATCCCCATCTGCTGGTTCGGCAGGGCAACTGCGGCCCCAGGTCGGCGCGCCGCCGCAGCCGCGACGCAGCCTCGATTTGATCAGCTCAAGCAGCAAGAGCGCCCACCAGTTTGGCCCTCCAAAGATGGTCCAGCCATTGTCTGTGCAGTTCCAGTTTGGTGCCACTGCACATAGGTACccattccagcagcagcagcagaatttACAGGCCCAAATGTTCAAGAGGAGCAACAGTGGGATCAGCCTGAAGTTTGATAGCCCCAGTGGCGGCACTGGGACGATCTCATCGCCGAGGTCTTTCATGTCCTCCCTGAGCATGGATGGCAGTGTAGCTAGCTTGGATGGAAAGCCGCCGATGCGTTTGCTCGGCGGCCCAGCTGTGAGCGACCCACTGAATGTGCGCCAATGCGCGCCTAAGCGGCGGTGTACGGGCAGGGGTGAGGATGGCAGCGGCAAGTGCACCACAGGTGGCAAATGTCATTGCTCAAAAAGAAG GAAATTACGGATTAAGAGGTCAATTAAAGTGCCCGCCATTAGCAACAAAATATCTGATATACCTCCGGATGAATACTCATGGCGGAAATATGGGCAGAAGCCGATTAAGGGTTCCCCTCATCCGAG GGGCTACTATAAATGCAGCACCGTCAGGGGCTGCCCGGCGAGGAAGCACGTCGAGCGGTGCGTGGACGAGCCGGCGATGCTCATCGTGACGTACGAAGGCGAGCACAGCCATAACCGGCTGCCAACACAATCTGCCCAGACCTAG
- the LOC123119501 gene encoding uncharacterized protein, producing MAALRCYSSTAAIIVPRRKICTRASMDGSSSSESRQQASSSVSFACKVNKVYEDKNMGILCYTDENGELVCEGLDEGPRLTWRDMEKLTKERESKNTTEDWRERALRIAGGIDWSGLQSAAATGKK from the exons ATGGCTGCCTTGAGGTGCTACTCATCTACTGCTGCAATCATAGTCCCAAGGAGGAAGATTTGCACAAGAGCTTCCATGGATGGCAGCTCCAGTTCCGAATCCAGGCAACAAGCTTCTAGTTCGGTCAGCTTCGCCTGCAAGGTGAACAAG GTTTATGAGGACAAAAACATGGGCATCCTCTGTTACACTGATGAGAATGGTGAATTGGTGTGTGAGGGCTTGGATGAAGGCCCGAGACTAACATGGCGAGATATGGAGAAATTGACCAAAGAGAG AGAATCGAAGAACACGACAGAAGATTGGCGGGAGAGAGCGCTGCGGATCGCGGGCGGGATCGACTGGAGCGGCCTTCAGTCTGCTGCTGCCACGGGGAAGAAGTGA